GCGACGCCTGGTCGATCGCGGATTTGCGGCGCTCGGCGTCAGCCACCACGGCAATACCGGCATCGAGCCCTATCGCGCCGAAGGCTTTGCCTGCCTTTGGGAGCGGGCGCCTGATCTAAGCTACATGCTCGACCACCGCGACGAGTGGCTCAGCGATCTCTCTGGCCATATCGATACGAACAGCGTCTTCGCAGCCGGGTTTTCGGCCGGAGCTTATAGCGTGATGCTGCTTCTTGGGGCTGTCGCCCAGTTCTCGCAGTTCGAACCGTCCAGGATGAAACCGGGTGGCGCGCGCGGACCAAGGGAGTTTCCCGACCTTGCCGATCATATCCCGGCATTGCTGCGCACTAGCGATGTGTTTCGCGATTCGTGGGGCCGCATGTCGAAGTCCTACCGAGATGACAGAATCAAGGCCGCCCTCATCTGCGCGCCGGGCCGGTCCGTTCTCGGCTTCAGCGAGGAAAGCCTGAAAGCTGTCGATGCGCCTGCCCTTGTCCTGGTCGGCGATGCCGACACGGCGGCACCGGCCGAAGAATGTTCATCATGGCTGCATGCGCGGCTGCGGCGCAGCGCTCTTAAAATCTTCGGCGGCGGCCTTGGGCATTATGTCTTCGTGCCAGAGGGTACGGCGCTCGGCCTTGCCTTTGCGGCAGAACTTTTTACCGATCCCCCGGGCATCAAGCGCGCAGCCGTTCATGACGAGATTGCCGATCTGTCGGCAGCGCTGTTTCAAGACAGCAGCCTCATCGCGGAAAAGGTCACGAATTGAGGATGCCCTCGGAACGAAGACGTATTTGCTCCGCGCAGGTAACCCTGCATGTGAATCCTGTCGCCGCTCCTACTCTTTCACCCTGTCGCCGGCGAAGGTTTCCTTCATCGCGCGCAGGATGATGACTGCCGAGGCCGCGCCTGGATCGATGTGTCCGAGCGACCTCTCGCCGAGCCGGGCCGCCCTCCCCCGAGTTGCAACCATCGAACGGGTCGAATTCGCGCCGGTTTCGGCCGCCGCCAATATGCTGGTCCACATTTCGAGGCTACCGGCCGCCCGCGCCCGTGCAGTGACGGCGGCTTCGGTTGCGGGAATCCAGGCATCGAGCATCGTCTTGTCGCCGCGCTGGCCCTTTCCACGCTCCCTGATGCCGGCCGTCATCGCTTCGACGATCGCCGCCTGATCGGCAGTTGAAAGGTGTTCGTCCTCTTTCAGGACCTGGGCGGCCCTGCGAAATGCCGTGGCGTAAAGCGGTCCCGTGGATGCACCGACGGCATTCAGAAAGGCTGTCGCCGCCGACGTGAACACCTCTGATGGAAGCATGTGGTCGAGGTCGAGTTTCGCGAGTTCCCCGTTCACCGCCGTGAAGCCGAGCACCATGGTAATTCCATGATCGGCGTCACCGATAGCCCCGTCCAGATCCGAGAGACGGTCCTTCTCCGCTGCGATCGCAACGGAGATGCGATGAAACATCCTGCTGAGGTGGCGCGCCGCGCTTTCCGACATCATGATCCTCCCAGTTCGAGCAGGATGCGGCCCGTGTCAGCCGGGCGCATCTCTTATACCTTCAGTTCGCGACCCGCAGGAACGCGGTATCGCAAGGATGATGCAACAATTCCGTCAATTCCTGATCGAGGTGCAAGATCGATATGGATGCACCGACCATATCGAGCGAGGTGCAATAGTGTCCCACCCAATTCGCTTCTATCGCGATGCCTTTCGCACTCAGCCGCTGCTCGACACGCCGGAAGAGAATATAGAGCTCCATCAGCGGCGTTGCGCCGAAGGAATTGACCAATACTGCGACGCGGTCGCCCGATGCCGGCTTCATTTCCGCGAATATGCGATCCATCACCCGATCGGTGATTTCATCGGCGGTCATCATCTTTTCGCGAATGACGCCAGGTTCACCATGGATGCCCATGCCGATCTCGATGTGGTCGGGGCCAATTTCAAAGTTGTGGCGACGGGTCTGGGGAAGCGAGCACGGTTCCAATGCAACGCCCATCGTAAATGTCCGTGCGTTGGCCTTGCGCGTCGCCGTTTCGCAGGCGGCAAGCGACAGGCCGCGGTCGCAGGCCGCTCCGGCGACCTTGAAGATGAAGAAATTGCCGGCGACGCCGCGCCGGCCCTCCCTGTCTTCCAGCGGCGATGAGGCGATGTCGTCCGTCGTCACGACCGTGCGGACCGCGATGTTTTCCTCCGCCGCCATCTCGGCTGCCATTTCGAAATTCATGACGTCGCCGGCGTAGTTGCCGTAGACGAAAAGCACACCCTCTCCGCCGGACGCCGCCCTGGTGCATTGAAGGATCGGGCCGGGAGGCGGCGACGAGAAGATATTGCCGACAGCAACGGCATCGGCAAGACCCTTCCCGACATAGCCGAAGAACGCAGGCTCGTGTCCCGTGCCGCCGCCGATCACAAGACCGACCTTGCCGGCGCGCGGTCCTGTCCGGGCAACGAGCGCACGGCGAGAACTGTCGACCGGCTCGAGATAGGCAGCGTGCGCCTTCACTGCCCCGTCGAGCATTTCCTCGACGACCTCGTCGGGATTGTTCAGAAATTTCTTGATGTGAGTGCGAAAACCGGTCGCTGGCGGCGGCGTGCCAATTTCGACCCTCGGGCGTTGCAAAAGCTTCTGGTCGACCTCCGTCACACCGTCCGCATGCAGGATGCCACGGCCCGTCGCGGCATCGGTGATCAGCACGTTGACGTAGCCGCCGCGAAGGGCTGCCAGGATTGCCGGCACCTTGTCGAAACCGCCGGCGACAGCGATACGCAGACCGATCCTCTTCAGCATGTCGAGTGATATTCCGATCGTGCGGTCGTCAAGCGGCCCGGCGACCGGGCGGCCCTGCCCGTCGATGAAACGTCCGGCGACGATGCCTGCGGCATCCTTCGCCAGATATTGCTGCAACGATACCGACTCGAAGAATCCGCTGGTATGGATGGTCGAATTCGGGCGCATGGAGGCGATACCGAAAATCACCTTGTTGGCGCGTGAAAGCGCCCCGAACTGACTTTCGATCAATGGCTCACGCAACAGGATATTACGGACATCCGGAGCGGATACGATCGCTGGAGATGCGATATTGATCAGCCGCGCGTCCACGGCATCGGCAAAGGCCGCTGCGCAAAGTTCGGGTGTATAGGCGAATGTCGCACTGGTTCCGCCGGTTGCCTGGACCACCGTGACGTCCTGCAGGCCGCTTATCGAGGTCTGCTCACCGACCGCCATGACCGTGCGGCCCCAGACGACGGCCAGCGTATCACCGGATTTCAAAAGCCTCTGCAGCGCCTGAGCGCCTGCGCGCCCGAGACGGTCGATGAGCGGGCGGGTATTGTCGTCGCTCGGAACGACGAGACAGTCCTGCAGACCGAAATGCCGTTTCAACTCCTGAGCAATCGTCAGCGAACTCAGGCGCGACGGCTCGATGGAGATATTGACGATACCGCGGGCGCGCGCATCGGCGAGATAACTGTTCACGGTTGCCCGCGAAATCCCCATGGTATCGGCAATGTCGCCCTGCGTCATGCCGTCCTCATAATAGAGCCAGCAGGCCCAGACATAGGGATCATCGCCAAACCGCAGCGGGATGGGCTCAGACGTATCGTCGGCGCTGTTTCGCACGCTACCGTTCTTCCGCGCTGATGATGTCTTGACGGTCATCCTGTCTGGCTTCCCTGCGAGGTTCAAATCGCCCGCGAAGATGAGCGTAAAGGCTCCGGTTTTCAACATTCTCCCGCACAATGATTTCCGGCCGCCAAAGCGGCCGGAAGGTGATGCTCGGGAGGATCACGGGCTCTCACCAAAGCCCGCTGTTTTTATGCGGATGGCCGAAGCTTTGCCTCGACGCCAAGTGCGAGCGACTGGAGGATAAGCGCGCAGGAGGTGGCGCCAGCATCCAGAACGCCAAGCGAACGTTCGCCGAGCCTGCTTGCCCGGCCGATTCTGGCCACTAGGTCGCGGGTGCTGTCGCGGCCGGCCTCCGCGGCGGAAACGAGAATATTCAGCGATTCCGCAAACGACTTTCCATCGCTATTGGCCAGATCGAACGCCTCTATGGCGGGTACGAGCGTATCGAGAAGGGTCTTGTCGCCGACTTTCGCGGATCCGATCGCCTGAATACCTTCAAGACCATTGTGCAGCATTGCGCTGAACATCCCCGCATCGATCTGTACAGCCTTTTCAATCGTTTCAGCGAACTGAATGAACATGACGCCGTAGAGCGGTCCCATGGAGCCGCCGATTTCCGTCATCAGCACTGTGCCGAGCGTGTCGAGAGCTTCTGCGAGCGACATGTCTGCGCCCTTGATCCGTTCGGCTGCCATGCCAAATCCCTTGGCCATGTTAACCCCGTGATCGCCGTCGCCGATCTTGCCGTCGATCTCGCTGAGATAAGCGCGATTCTCGATGATCCGATCCGCGAGCGAGAAAACGATGTCGCCCGAGGACGCGTTGTCAAATTGCTGCATTCGCCTGTCTCCCATCAAGGCATTGCCGGGCAGTGGACATCGACGTCGAGTAGCGTCTTCAACTCATCGTCAAGCGCCATGACGGTCAGCGTCGCACCGACCATTTCCAACGAGGTGAAGTAATTTCCGATATAGGTCTTGTAGATTTTCAGTCCGCGCCCGGTAATCTCGGTTTCGATGGTGTCGTGAAGGATATAGAGCTCGTTCAAGGGCGTCGCGCCAAGGCCGGAGACGATGATGGCCACCTCGGTTCCGGATGCCAGGCCGTGATCGTCCAGAACGATCCTGGCCATTTCGCGTGCGACCTCGGCGGCAGGCTTCAGCGGCTCGACCCGGACCCCCGGCTCGCCGTGATGGCCAATGCCGACCTCCATCGTGCCCGGCGCAATCTGGAAGTTGGGATGCCCGACGGCGGGCAGCGTGCAGGGACCGAGGCCGATGCCGATGGAGCGGCAATTGTCGATCGCTCTTTGCGCTGTCGCCTGCACTTCCTCAATGCTCGCCCCCTGCTCAGCTTTGGCACCCGCGCACTTCCACATGAATATTTCGCCGGCGACGCCGCGTCGCTTCTCACGCTCATCGGGTCCGGCCGAACATACGTCGTCATTGGCGACGACGGTCGCGATCGTGATGCCTTCCTTGGCGGCGAGCTTGATCGCCATCTTCACATTCATGTTGTCACCGGCATAATTGCCGTAGAGGCAGACAACGCCGTTGCCGCCATTGGCTTCGCGCGCGGCATCGAGAAAACTCTTGGCCGTCGGCGACGAAAAGAGCTCACCCACCGCGACGGCATCCAGCATGTTGCGTCCGGTATAGCCGATAAAGGCAGGCTCATGGCCGGAACCGCCACCGGTGATGACGCCGACCTTGCCCGCGACGGGCGCATGGCGCGCAACGATGACGCGCGGATTGCCGTTGCCGAGCCTGACCATATCGGCATGCGCCTTGACGAAGCCCTTGACCGTATCCTCGACGACCTCGTCCGGATTGTTGATAAACCGCTGCATGGTTCCTCCTGTTTTCCGCGTGTCAGACAATGGTATAGCCGCCATCGACCAGAAGATCCGCGCCGTTGATCATCTCGGCGCCGCTCGATGCCAGAAACACCGCCGCCGCAGCAATCTCCTCGGGATAGGCGAAGCGTCCCGTCGGGATGCGCTTCTTCAGCTCCTCGCCGCGCGGGTTATCCCAGGCCTTTCTTCCGAGCTCGGTCAGAACCACCGTCGGCGAAATCGTATTGACGGTTATGCCGTGTTTCCCCCACTCGGCGGCGAGCGTCTTGGAAAGACCGATGACGCCGAATTTGGAGGCGCAGTAAGCCACGTGCTGATCGATCGCGACCGTGCCGGCCTGCGAGGCGATATTGATGATCCTACCGCCCTTGCCGGCCTTGAGCATGACCCGGCCTACAGCCTGAGAGACGAGGAACGTTCCCTTAAGATTGATGTCGATGGTTCTGTCCCAGGCCTCCAGGGTGAGATCCTCGGCGGGGGCGAGCATGGCGACACCGGCGCTGTTGACGACGATGTCGATATGGGCGAAGGCCGCCTGCGCCGCAGCGATGACGGCTTCCACCGATTGCGGGTTGGAAACGTCGCAGACGAAGGATTTCGCGCCATTTCCGAGGGCGTCGGCCTTGGATTTCGCGACCGTTTCATTGATGTCGATGACGCCGACGACCGCGCCCTTGGCGGCAAATGCCGATGCGATGGCATCGCCGATACCGGAGGCGCCGCCCGTTACCAGGGCGACCTTGCCGCCCAGCGAAAAATTCAGATCAATCTGTTTTGAATCGGTCATGGATCTTTTCCCGGCTTGTCTGAGAAATGGGGCGGGCGAACCCGCCCCACCAAATGGATTATTTACGTGTCGCGAGCAGCTTGTCGACGTTTTCGGCCGTCACCGGCGTCCACGGCACGTTGTAGTTCTTGTCCTTGCCGTCGTTCCACGGCATGTCCTTGTAGGTCGCCCAGATATCGGACTGCGGCTTGTAGTCGCCCTTCCTGGCGTGGAAGATGGCAAGATCGAGAGCGCCCTGAGCCTGTGCCCGTGCGTCCTGCAGGATCGACGTCATCTCGCCGGCCTTGACGGCGCGAAGAGCGTCGGTGATGCCGTCGATGCCGGCGATCGCAAAGCTCTTCTCATCGAGCCCCGCAGCCTTGATCGCCTCGATGGCGCCAAGCGCCATCTCGTCGTTCTGGCCGATCACGCCGTTGATCTGTTTCGGGTGCGCGGTCAACCAGTTCTCCATCAGCGTCTGCGCTTCGGCACGTGACCAGTTCGCCGTCTGGTCTTCGAGGACCTTCACGTCAGGGCATTCGGCGAGCGCCTTCTTATTGCCTTCCAGGCGCGAGATCTGAGCGGACTGACCGACCGGGCCTTCGAGGATGACGACATTGCCCTTGCAGCCAAGCTTGTCGAGGACGGTCTTGGCTTCCATATAGCCCGAGATGGTATCGTCGGAACCGACATAGGAGGTCAGCAGGTCGGAATTGACGCGGGTGTTCGAACCGATCACCGGAATGCCGGCATCCACCGCCGACTGTACGGCTGCTGCGCCCGCATCGACGTCGATCGGTGCAAAGATGATCGCATTGTATTTCTGCGTGACCATCGTCTTGAACTGATCCTGCTGAACCAGCGCGTCATAGCGACCGTCGAAAACAGTCAGCTCGACCTCGCCGCTCTTGACAGCAGGATGCTCCTGCATCGCTGCCGCCCAGATCTGCATGAACTCCGCATTGAGGCCGTAAGGAGCTGCCCCGATCTTGATCTTTTCCTGGGCCACGGCCGACGAGGCCAGCAAGGCAGTTGCCGAAGCAAGCGCAATCATAAGCTTTCTCATTTCAATATCCTCCACTTTAAGTTTTAGCGGCCGGCATGGCTCGCCTCTGCAACGCGCCGGCAAGGGCCGGCACGGTTTCCGATGGGGCTCAGGCCCCGTAAGTTCGCTTCTGGTCGAGCATCACGGCGCCGACGATCAGGGCACCTTTCAACACCTGCTGGTAGTAGGATTGGATCCCCATCAGATCGAGGCCGTTGTTCATGACGCCGATGATGAGCGCACCGATCAGCGTGCCCGTCACCCGGCCGACACCGCCCGACAGACTTGTGCCGCCGATGACGACCGCCGCAATCGCGTCCAGCTCATAGGCGATACCCGCCTGCGGCAAGGCCGAGCCCGTACGGGCGCTGAGCAGCATGCCGGCCAGACCGGCAAGACCGCCGGAAATGACATAGACAGTGAAGCGGATGCGGCCGATGTCGATACCGGAGGTCTTCGCCGCATGCGGATTGCCTCCGACGGCATAGATGTAGCGGCCGAAGCGCGTCCGGCTGAGGATCCACCACGAAGCCGCGAAAACGACGGCGAGAATGATGACGGGTGCAGGGATGCCGAAGACATCACCGGTGCCGATCCACCGGAAGGCCGGCGTCAGGGCGGGAACAGGGCGACCGCCGCCATAGATCAGCGTCAAGCCGCGCGCGGCCGAAAGCATGCCAAGGGTGGCGACGAAGGCCGGAACGGAAAATCGCGAGACGATCGCCCCCGATATCGCGCCGCAGGCAACGCCGACCAGGATGCCGACCGCAAGCCCGATGGCCACCGGATAGGGCGCACCGGCGATCGCCGCCGTGGCAGAGGTCGTCGAGAAGCTGGCGCTGACAATGCCGGCAAGCGCCACGACGGAACCGACCGAAAGATCGATGCCGCGGGTCAGGATCACGAAAGTCATGCCGATGGCAAGCACGCCGTTGATCGAAGTCTGCAGCAGCACATTGGAAATATTGCCGCCGGTCAGGAAGAACTCGTTCGAGAACGAAAGGACCACTACGAGAAGCAGAAAAGCGAGAAAGATACCGTATTCCTGAATCAACAGTCGCCGCCGATCCGAACTGAACCAGCCGCCGGCATTGCTATCGTCGCTCTCTGACACTCTTGCTTGCTCCTCTGGCGCCGTAAGGATGACCTGATCCTGATCAGGTCGATAGGTGGACGAGTGATTGGGCATCCGTTTCCTCCCGGCTGTAAATTCCCGCGCTCCTGCCGGCGCGCATCACCATGATACGGTCCGACATGCCCAGAACTTCGTCGATTTCCGATGAGATCATCACGACCGTTCCGCCAGCCGTGGCAAAATCACAGATGATGCGGTAGATTTCGCGCTTGGCGCCGACATCGACGCCACGTGTCGGCTCATCAAGGAGCAGCACCTTCGGATTGCGCAGAAACCATTTTCCGAGCACCACTTTCTGCTGATTGCCGCCTGACAGTCCCGAGACCGGCATGGTGTCCCGGGCGGCCTTGATCTGAAATTGCGCCTGTATCCGGCGGCTGGCCTCGGCCTCGCGGCGGCGGCTCATGGCAAAGGAAGGGCTCATCTCCGGTAAGCTTGCCATGCAGATGTTGGCACGAACGGAGTCAGAGAGATTGAGGCCCGTGAGCTTGCGATCCTCCGTCACCAGCGCCAGGCCACTTGCCATCGCATCCGCCGGCTTCGACACCGAGATGCGGGCACCGTCGACGATGATCCTGCCGTCGGAAGATTTTTCGAGGCCAAAAAGGCAATTGAAGATCTCGGTTCGCCCCGAGCCCATCAGCCCGTAGATGCCGAAGATCTCGCCCTTGCGGGCGGAGAAGGAAATGTCCTCGATCTTGTTCGGGCAACTCAGCGCCGTAACCTCGAGGCCGGTTTCGGATGTCGGCGTGTTGGTCTTGACATATTCCTCGGCCAGTTCCCGGCCAACGATCATCCGGATGAGATCCGGACGGCTGATCTGCTTGAGATCTCCGCTGCCGACATAGGCGCCGTCGCGAAACACGGTATAGGAATCGGCGATCTGGAAGATTTCCGAAAGCCGGTGCGAGACATAGACGATGCCGCGTCCCTGCGCCTTCAGGCGCCGGATGGCCGCGAAGAGCTGCTGAGCCTCTTTCTCACCGATTGCCGAGGTTGGCTCATCCATGAAGATGACCTCAGCATCGTGGCTTAGCGCCTTGGCGATCTCGACGAGCTGCATCTGCGCAACGGAGAGGTTCATCATGTATTGGGTGGCGCGGATATCGAATTCGAGATCGTCGAGAAGCCCTTGGGCGGAGCGGTTCATCGTCCGGAAATCGATACCGCCGAAACGTGTCGAGGGCTCGCGGCCGAGATAGATGTTTTCCGCCACCGTCATGTGCGGAACCGGGCTCAGCTCCTGCTCGATGATGGCAATGCCGGAGGCGAGCGCGTCGGCGGGACCGGCAAAGTCCACGTCCTTGCCACGACGGCGGATCGAGCCAGCATCGCGATTATGGATACCCATGAGGATCTTGAGAAAGGTCGACTTGCCTGCGCCGTTACCGCCGCAAAGTGCGTGGACCGAGCCGGCGCGAAGTTCGAAGCGGCCGTCGCGCAATGCCGCGACACCACCAAAGGACTTCTTCAGCCCTTCCACATCCAGCAAAAGCTCCACCCTCTTCTCCTCCACACATGCACCGGCAACCGATTGGCGGGAGCCGATCGACATCGGTGATCTCCAGCCCCGATATCGACAATGACATTATTCGACATCGACTCGACAAATGTCAAGTCAGTGTCGAACATATAAATGCGAGGGCGGCTCAGCGGACCTTCCGCCGAAAACGTCAAGGCGATCGATCGTCTCGATGAGGTGAAATGATAAGTTCTTACGCCGAACCAGAGCTATGATCGCCTCGACGATCGAGCCGCTGAAGCGGGCAGGACTGCAGCCTTCCAAAACAAAAAAAGCCCCGTCTCCGGGGCTTTGTTATTTCAATCCATCGTCAATCCGATCAGTCGACATCCTCGACAACCGCGTCGGCGGCGCCGCTGATGCGGTGAGCGAGTGCTGCTTCCATGAACTCGTTCAGGTCGCCGTCGAGAACGTCGTCCGGCGCGCTGCTGGCGACGCCGGTGCGCAGGTCTTTGACCATCTGGTAGGGCTGCAACACGTAGGAGCGGATCTGGTGACCCCAGCCGATCTCCGTCTTGGAAGCGGCTTCGGCACTGGCGGCGTCCTCACGCTTCTTCAATTCGGCTTCATACATGCGGGCACGCAGCATGTCCCAGGCCTTGGCGCGGTTCTTGTGCTGCGAGCGCTCCTGCTGGCACTGTACGACGATACCGGTCGGGATATGCGTGATGCGTACGGCCGAGTCGGTGGTGTTGACGTGCTGGCCGCCGGCGCCCGACGAACGGTAGGTATCGATACGGCAGTCGCTTTCGTTGATCTCGATCTGGATCGAGTCGTCGACAACCGGATAGACCCAGATCGACGAGAAGGAGGTGTGGCGACGCGCATTGCTGTCGTAGGGCGAGATGCGCACCAGGCGGTGCACGCCCGATTCCGTCTTCAGCCAGCCATAGGCATTGTGGCCCTTGACGAGCAGGGTCGCGGACTTGATGCCCGCCTCTTCGCCGTCATGGACTTCGAGAAGCTCGACCTTGAAGCGCTGGCGTTCGGCCCAGCGGGTGTACATGCGCAAAAGCATGTTCGCCCAGTCCTGGCTTTCGGTGCCGCCGGCGCCGGAATGGACTTCGAGATAGGTGTCGTTGCCGTCAGCTTCGCCGGAGAGCATGGCTTCCACCTGGCGGCGCGCGGCCTCGGCCTTCAAGGCCTTCAGCGTATCCTCGGCTTCCTTGACGACGCTCTGGTCGCCCTCTTCCTCGCCAAGCTCGATCAGCTCGATATTGTCGTTCAGCTGCTGCTCAAGCTGCTTGACGCCGTTGATGCCGTCATCGAGCTGCTGGCGCTCGCGCATCAGCTTCTGCGCTTCGGAAGCGTCGTTCCAGAGGTTCGGATCCTCTGCCTTGTTGTTCAACCAGTCCAGCCGTCTTATCGCCTGGTCCCAGTCAAAGATGCCTCCTCAGCAGGGTGATAGCCTGCTTGGTTTCATCGACCACGTTTTCGATTTCCGCTCGCATTTTCCTGCTTCTCTGTCTCGGTCTTCTTCAGGTGCTGGTGACATAGAGACGCCCGCCGCGGATGTAAAGGGCCGCGGCGGGCGTGCAAAATTCAGGCCTCGGTCAGAACAGGCCGGGCGTGCCGGTCTGGACGGCCTGGTTCGCCTGCGGCGAGGTCTTCAGGATTTCCTCCGGCGCCATGGTGCTGTCCATGCCGATCACGGAGAAGCTGTCGGCCGGGCCGGTGCCGGGCTTGAAGGCCTCGATGATGGTGTTCGGATCGCCTTCGCCAGCCGCCATGCCGGTCTTGCGGTCGATCGAAATCAGGTTCATGCCTGATGGAATGACGAATTTCGATTCCGGCGTGTCCTTGACGGCAGCCTGCATGAATTCGTTGAAGATCGGGGCGGAGAGACCGCCGCCGGTGCCGCCGCGGCCGAGCGGGCCCG
The nucleotide sequence above comes from Rhizobium indicum. Encoded proteins:
- a CDS encoding bifunctional sugar-binding transcriptional regulator/dihydroxyacetone kinase subunit DhaK, with translation MTVKTSSARKNGSVRNSADDTSEPIPLRFGDDPYVWACWLYYEDGMTQGDIADTMGISRATVNSYLADARARGIVNISIEPSRLSSLTIAQELKRHFGLQDCLVVPSDDNTRPLIDRLGRAGAQALQRLLKSGDTLAVVWGRTVMAVGEQTSISGLQDVTVVQATGGTSATFAYTPELCAAAFADAVDARLINIASPAIVSAPDVRNILLREPLIESQFGALSRANKVIFGIASMRPNSTIHTSGFFESVSLQQYLAKDAAGIVAGRFIDGQGRPVAGPLDDRTIGISLDMLKRIGLRIAVAGGFDKVPAILAALRGGYVNVLITDAATGRGILHADGVTEVDQKLLQRPRVEIGTPPPATGFRTHIKKFLNNPDEVVEEMLDGAVKAHAAYLEPVDSSRRALVARTGPRAGKVGLVIGGGTGHEPAFFGYVGKGLADAVAVGNIFSSPPPGPILQCTRAASGGEGVLFVYGNYAGDVMNFEMAAEMAAEENIAVRTVVTTDDIASSPLEDREGRRGVAGNFFIFKVAGAACDRGLSLAACETATRKANARTFTMGVALEPCSLPQTRRHNFEIGPDHIEIGMGIHGEPGVIREKMMTADEITDRVMDRIFAEMKPASGDRVAVLVNSFGATPLMELYILFRRVEQRLSAKGIAIEANWVGHYCTSLDMVGASISILHLDQELTELLHHPCDTAFLRVAN
- a CDS encoding SDR family oxidoreductase, with the protein product MTDSKQIDLNFSLGGKVALVTGGASGIGDAIASAFAAKGAVVGVIDINETVAKSKADALGNGAKSFVCDVSNPQSVEAVIAAAQAAFAHIDIVVNSAGVAMLAPAEDLTLEAWDRTIDINLKGTFLVSQAVGRVMLKAGKGGRIINIASQAGTVAIDQHVAYCASKFGVIGLSKTLAAEWGKHGITVNTISPTVVLTELGRKAWDNPRGEELKKRIPTGRFAYPEEIAAAAVFLASSGAEMINGADLLVDGGYTIV
- a CDS encoding dihydroxyacetone kinase subunit DhaK — translated: MQRFINNPDEVVEDTVKGFVKAHADMVRLGNGNPRVIVARHAPVAGKVGVITGGGSGHEPAFIGYTGRNMLDAVAVGELFSSPTAKSFLDAAREANGGNGVVCLYGNYAGDNMNVKMAIKLAAKEGITIATVVANDDVCSAGPDEREKRRGVAGEIFMWKCAGAKAEQGASIEEVQATAQRAIDNCRSIGIGLGPCTLPAVGHPNFQIAPGTMEVGIGHHGEPGVRVEPLKPAAEVAREMARIVLDDHGLASGTEVAIIVSGLGATPLNELYILHDTIETEITGRGLKIYKTYIGNYFTSLEMVGATLTVMALDDELKTLLDVDVHCPAMP
- a CDS encoding alpha/beta hydrolase family protein, translated to MTLGFRDGVLYDEKRSNWDAAGPRPIRWSLWYPAADDAQSDVPERSWFQKAAVARNAPIRSEAEPYPLVLLSHGTGGSAAGLEWLARRLVDRGFAALGVSHHGNTGIEPYRAEGFACLWERAPDLSYMLDHRDEWLSDLSGHIDTNSVFAAGFSAGAYSVMLLLGAVAQFSQFEPSRMKPGGARGPREFPDLADHIPALLRTSDVFRDSWGRMSKSYRDDRIKAALICAPGRSVLGFSEESLKAVDAPALVLVGDADTAAPAEECSSWLHARLRRSALKIFGGGLGHYVFVPEGTALGLAFAAELFTDPPGIKRAAVHDEIADLSAALFQDSSLIAEKVTN
- a CDS encoding substrate-binding domain-containing protein; this encodes MRKLMIALASATALLASSAVAQEKIKIGAAPYGLNAEFMQIWAAAMQEHPAVKSGEVELTVFDGRYDALVQQDQFKTMVTQKYNAIIFAPIDVDAGAAAVQSAVDAGIPVIGSNTRVNSDLLTSYVGSDDTISGYMEAKTVLDKLGCKGNVVILEGPVGQSAQISRLEGNKKALAECPDVKVLEDQTANWSRAEAQTLMENWLTAHPKQINGVIGQNDEMALGAIEAIKAAGLDEKSFAIAGIDGITDALRAVKAGEMTSILQDARAQAQGALDLAIFHARKGDYKPQSDIWATYKDMPWNDGKDKNYNVPWTPVTAENVDKLLATRK
- a CDS encoding sugar ABC transporter ATP-binding protein yields the protein MELLLDVEGLKKSFGGVAALRDGRFELRAGSVHALCGGNGAGKSTFLKILMGIHNRDAGSIRRRGKDVDFAGPADALASGIAIIEQELSPVPHMTVAENIYLGREPSTRFGGIDFRTMNRSAQGLLDDLEFDIRATQYMMNLSVAQMQLVEIAKALSHDAEVIFMDEPTSAIGEKEAQQLFAAIRRLKAQGRGIVYVSHRLSEIFQIADSYTVFRDGAYVGSGDLKQISRPDLIRMIVGRELAEEYVKTNTPTSETGLEVTALSCPNKIEDISFSARKGEIFGIYGLMGSGRTEIFNCLFGLEKSSDGRIIVDGARISVSKPADAMASGLALVTEDRKLTGLNLSDSVRANICMASLPEMSPSFAMSRRREAEASRRIQAQFQIKAARDTMPVSGLSGGNQQKVVLGKWFLRNPKVLLLDEPTRGVDVGAKREIYRIICDFATAGGTVVMISSEIDEVLGMSDRIMVMRAGRSAGIYSREETDAQSLVHLST
- the dhaL gene encoding dihydroxyacetone kinase subunit DhaL; translation: MSESAARHLSRMFHRISVAIAAEKDRLSDLDGAIGDADHGITMVLGFTAVNGELAKLDLDHMLPSEVFTSAATAFLNAVGASTGPLYATAFRRAAQVLKEDEHLSTADQAAIVEAMTAGIRERGKGQRGDKTMLDAWIPATEAAVTARARAAGSLEMWTSILAAAETGANSTRSMVATRGRAARLGERSLGHIDPGAASAVIILRAMKETFAGDRVKE
- a CDS encoding ABC transporter permease; this encodes MSESDDSNAGGWFSSDRRRLLIQEYGIFLAFLLLVVVLSFSNEFFLTGGNISNVLLQTSINGVLAIGMTFVILTRGIDLSVGSVVALAGIVSASFSTTSATAAIAGAPYPVAIGLAVGILVGVACGAISGAIVSRFSVPAFVATLGMLSAARGLTLIYGGGRPVPALTPAFRWIGTGDVFGIPAPVIILAVVFAASWWILSRTRFGRYIYAVGGNPHAAKTSGIDIGRIRFTVYVISGGLAGLAGMLLSARTGSALPQAGIAYELDAIAAVVIGGTSLSGGVGRVTGTLIGALIIGVMNNGLDLMGIQSYYQQVLKGALIVGAVMLDQKRTYGA
- the dhaL gene encoding dihydroxyacetone kinase subunit DhaL — its product is MQQFDNASSGDIVFSLADRIIENRAYLSEIDGKIGDGDHGVNMAKGFGMAAERIKGADMSLAEALDTLGTVLMTEIGGSMGPLYGVMFIQFAETIEKAVQIDAGMFSAMLHNGLEGIQAIGSAKVGDKTLLDTLVPAIEAFDLANSDGKSFAESLNILVSAAEAGRDSTRDLVARIGRASRLGERSLGVLDAGATSCALILQSLALGVEAKLRPSA